Part of the Geodermatophilus obscurus DSM 43160 genome is shown below.
TCGGCGGCCGGGGTGTCCGGCGTCGGCTCTCCGCAGCTGAGCGTCGTCGTCCGCCCGGTCATGGGACTGGTCAAGGGCACGGTCGGTCCGGACTTCGCCGTGGTGTGCGTGGACCTCGAGTTCACCGTCACCGCCGCGCAGACCGCCCGCGCCGCGGTTGCTGACTGCCAGCGCATGACCTGGGCGGGGGACCGGTGGCTGATCGGAGCAGGACCGGAGCCGGCCCCGGCCCCGTCGGTCTGGCCGGGCACCGAGGCGGCTATCACCGCGGGCTTCCGGGAGCTCCGCTATGCCTAGACCGCGCCGGCAACCGAGCAGCCGGCTGCCTCGCGGCCTGGCGCTGACCACCGTTCTGCTGCTGGCCACGTCGGTGTGGACGGCGTCGGCCGGCCCTGCTGCAGCGGACACGACGGTGTGGGCGTTCCCTGCCCTCCCCGACGACCCGGCGGAGGGCGACGCCACGTCGTGCCTGCCGGTCAACCCGCTGTGCGTGATCGGGAACGCGGCCCAGGCGGCGGTCACCAACGTGTGGGTCGCCGCGATGCTCTCGCTGTGGGAGGCCGGCCTGTGGCTGCTGAGCCTGGCCTTCTCCGTCGTCGACGCGCTGACCAACCCGGACCTGTCCGCCGGCGGTCCGCTGGCGGGCATCTACCCAGTGACCTTCGGCATCGGCGCGACCGTCGCCGCCGTGATGGCCCTGACGCAGCTGGGTGCGGCGGCGCTGCGCCGGGACGGGCAGACGCTGGGCCGGGTGCTGGTCGGGTTGGTGCAGTTCGGCCTGGTGTGGGCCGGCTACGTCGGCGTGGCCGCGCTCTTGGTCACCGGCGTCTCGGGGCTGACCACCGGGCTGCTGCGCAGTCTGCTGGGCATCGACACCCTGGCCGCCTTCGACCCTTCGATCGGCGTGGCCCGCGACCTGGTCGACGGGGCGGTCGCGACGGTGCTGGGTGTCTCGTCGGTCTTCCTGCTGCTGCCGGCCAGCATCGCCTTCCTGCTGGTGATGCTGGTCCGCGAGGCGGCGCTGATCGTGCTGGCGGCGACCTCGGCGATCTCGGCCGCTGGATTGCTCTCCCAGTCCTCGAGTGCCTGGTTCTGGCGCAGCCTGCGCTGGTTCCTGGCCGCTTTGTTGGTCTCGCCGGTCGCGGTCCTCGTCCTGGGCGTGGGCGTGACCATCACCGAGGGCCTGCTCACCGGCGCGGAGGGGACGAGCACCGAGGCCGCAGTCGGCATGGCGGTGGTCGGGTGCCTGCTCGTGCTGCTCGGCGCGCTGTGCCCGTTGGCGCTGTTCCGGCTGCTGGCCTTCGTCGACCCCGGCACGTCCAGTGGCGCGGCGCTGCGTTCCTCGCTGGCCGCCTCCGGTGGGCTCATGGGGGCGCTGCAGAAGGCCGGCGGGACGCGGGCGGCCGGGGCGGCCGCCGTGGCCGGCGCGGCGTCCGGTGGGGTGACCGCGTCGGGTGCGGCGGCGCAGCTGGCAGGGGACAGGGCGCAGGGGGAGTCGACCGCGGACGGTGCCACCAGCGGCCGCTTCGCCGGCGCTCTGCAGGCGCTGTCCGCCGGTACCACGCAAGCCGGACGGCTGGCGGTCGGCGTGGCCGCGACGGCGGCCGATGTGTTGTCCAGCGCCGGGGTCGGGCACCCCGCTCCGTACTACGGGCAGTCGTCGGGCCGAGGGTCACCGGACCGGAGTACCGGCGGCCGGGCCGCCGAGGCTCCGCGTTCAGGTGTGCCGGGTCGGGGACGTCGTCACCCCGACGGCGAACCGCAACCGCCCGCACCGGCAAGCCCGGCGGCAGGCGGGGTCGCCTCGAACGCTGGGGGTGACTCTGCTGCGCCATGGCCTGCTACGCGGCTTGAGCCTCCGGCTCCCCGCGGGCCACGGGGCGAGGCGCCCGGGGACGGCGGTGCGCGGTGAGCGCCCGCTACGGCGACTACGCCCGCGACGTCTCCGGCTGGTTCCTGGGCATGACCGGCGCCCAGCTGGCCCTGGTCACCCTTGCCGGCGTGCCGGCGCTGCTGGCCCTCAACGCGCGGACCTGGGTCCTCCTGGTCGCCTACCTGCCGGCGTGGGGGGTGCTGGCCGCGGTGTTGCTGGTGCCCGTCCGCGGCCGCGCGACCGGCCGCTGGCTGGCTGACCTGTGTCTGCACTCGATCGGGGGAGTCATGGGCTGGTCGGTGTTCGGCTCGGCGGCCGTGGCCGGGACGGCCGAGGATCTGTCCGCGGCGGACCTGCCCGGCGTGCTGGCCGGCATCCGCACCCACGACGGGCCGCCGTTCGGGCAGCTGGCCGGCCGCCCGGTGATCGTCCAGGACCAGGCGGCGCGCACCTGGGCGGCGGTGGCCCGGATCTCCCATCCCGGTATCGGGCTGGCCGAGCCGGACGAGCGCAACCGGATGGGCGCCGGCCTGGCCGAGCTGTGCGAGCTGGCCGCGCGCACCGACCTGGTCGACGTGCTGGCGCTGCAGGTGCGCACCGTGCCCGACGACGGCGCCGAGCGCGCCGCCTGGGAGCATGCGCACACCCGACCGGGTGCGCCGGAGCTGGCCGTGCAGGTCAACGTCCTGCTGACCGAGGGCTTGACGCCTGCGGCGGTGCGCACCGAGGCGTTCGTGACCGTCGTGGTGGGCGAGCGGCGGATTGGCCGCGCCGCACGGGAAGCCGGGGGCGGGGTGGACGGCCGCGCCCGGGTGCTGCACGGGGTGATGGGCGAGGTCGAGGCCGCGCTGCGGGGGCCGGTCGGCTGCACCGCGGTGAGCTGGCTGGACTCCGCCGAGCTGGCCGCCGCGGTGCGCACCGGCTTCGCCCCCGGCGACCGCGGCCAGCTGGTCGCCGCCGACCTCGCCGCAACCCAGAACCCCGACATGGCGACCGGGGTGCCGATGGCCGCCGCCGGTCCCACCCGCGCCCGCGCCGAGGTGCGGCACTACATACATGACGCGTGGGCGTCGGTCACCGACACGGTGCTGCTGCCCGACTCCGGCGCGGTGCTCGGCGCGCTGGCCCCGGTGCTGGTGCCCACCACGGCGGGGGAGCGGCGCTGCCTGACGGTGTTCCTCGGCCCACTGCCGCTGGAGCGGGCCACCCGGCTGGTGGGCCGGGAGCAGATGAGCGCCACCACCGGCAGCGAGCTGCGCGCCCGCATGGGCTTCCGGGAGCGGGCCCGCCAGCGGCGCGACACCGAGCGGATCGGCGCCGCCGACGAGAAGCTGGCCGTCGGGCGCGCACTGGTTCGCCCCGCGGTGGCCGCCTGCGTCACGGTGCCCGCAACCTGGCCGGTCGACGAGCACGGCCGGCGGCTGTCGGCGTCGGTGCGTGCCGCCGGGTTCGTGCCGCTGCGGCTGGACCTGGCGCAGGACTCCGGGTTCGGCGCCGCCGCCATCCCGCTCGGGATCGGCCTGCCCGACCGGCGGGGCCGGCGGTGACCCGCCGCCTGGGTTCCCGGGGACGCGACGTGGCCGTCCTGCTCGACGACTTCGGCCACCGGCTACCCGCCGCCCCGGCGCCACAGCCGGCCACCCGGGAACGCGGGCCGTTCACCGCGCTGGTACCCCGCCACGGCCCCCGAGGCCGCGGCCGGGGCCGCGCGGCAACACCGGCGCCGCTGTCGGTGTGGCGGATGACCTCGGAGCAGACGCCGGTGGTGTGGCCGCTCATCGCCGCACCCGGGCTGCCGCCGACCGGCGCGCAGATGGGGCTGGACCTGCTGTCGGGCGGGGCGTTCTACTGCGACCCGGTCGGCTGGGTCACCGACGACGCCATCCCGGTCACCAATCCCAACGTCGTCGTCTTCGGCAAGCCCGGCCGCGGCAAGTCGGCCACGGTCAAGGCCTTCGCGCTGCGGATGCTGGCCTACGGCTACCGCACCCTGGTGCTGGGCGACACCAAGGACGAGTACGAGCCGCTGTGCCGGGCCCTCGGGGTGGAGCCGTTCGTCATCGGCCACGGGCTGCCCGCCCGGGTCAACCCGCTGGCCTTCGGCCCGCTCGGGCACGGCTGGGATCGGCTGGACGCCGCCGAGGCCCGCCGCCGCGAGGCGATTATCTTCGCCCGCTGGCTGGTGCTGCTGCGCGGCCTGGTCGGCTCCCAGGCGGTGCCGTTCGGCCCGGTGGAGGAGACCGCCGTCGCCGAGGCGCTGCGGCTGCTCACCGGCTACCGCACCGGCGCCACCCGGCTGACCGAACCCACCGTGCCGCAGCTGTGGCACGCGCTGGACGAGCCCACTGACGAACTCGTCGCCGGCTGCCGCTACGCCGACCGGCGGCACTTCCTCGACGCCACCCGCACCCTGCGTGATGCGCTCGGCTCGCTGGTCAAGGGCTCGCTGGCCGGGCTGTTCGACGACCACACCACGGTCGCCGTCGACTGGCGCGCCCCCATCCAGTCGCTGTCGCTGTCCCGACTCGAACCGCTCGGCGACCAGGCCGTCGGCATCGCCCTGACCTGTTTGAACTCCTGGGGGCAGGCGATGCGGGAGATCGCCGAACCGGGGGACCTGCGCATCGTCGTGCGCGACGAGACCTGGCGGCAGATGCGCCTGGGCGCCGAGGCGATGAAGAGCCTGGACGCCAACCTGCGGCTGTCCCGCCGGGACGCCGACGTGCAGGTCCTGCTGGCGCACAAGCCCTCGGACATGCTCACCGCCGGCGACGCCGCCTCGCAGGCGGTCGCCATCGCCCGGGACCTGCTGCACCTGTGCGACGTCAAGGTGCTGCACGGCCAGGACCAGGCCGTCGCCGACGAGCTGGGCACCCTGTTGGGCTTGGCGCCGATCGCGCAGCGGGTGGTCACCGGCTGGGCGGTCGCCGGCAAGGGTCGGGCGCTGTGGCTGGTCGGCGACCGGGTCTTCCAGGTGCAGACCGTCCTCACCGCACCCGAGCTGCGCCTGACCTACACCAACGACGCCCTCACCGCGGGCGGTCCGGCATGACCGGGACGGCGGAAGGCGCGGCCCGGGCGTGGCTGTGGAAGGCCGCCGTCC
Proteins encoded:
- a CDS encoding SCO6880 family protein, with the protein product MSARYGDYARDVSGWFLGMTGAQLALVTLAGVPALLALNARTWVLLVAYLPAWGVLAAVLLVPVRGRATGRWLADLCLHSIGGVMGWSVFGSAAVAGTAEDLSAADLPGVLAGIRTHDGPPFGQLAGRPVIVQDQAARTWAAVARISHPGIGLAEPDERNRMGAGLAELCELAARTDLVDVLALQVRTVPDDGAERAAWEHAHTRPGAPELAVQVNVLLTEGLTPAAVRTEAFVTVVVGERRIGRAAREAGGGVDGRARVLHGVMGEVEAALRGPVGCTAVSWLDSAELAAAVRTGFAPGDRGQLVAADLAATQNPDMATGVPMAAAGPTRARAEVRHYIHDAWASVTDTVLLPDSGAVLGALAPVLVPTTAGERRCLTVFLGPLPLERATRLVGREQMSATTGSELRARMGFRERARQRRDTERIGAADEKLAVGRALVRPAVAACVTVPATWPVDEHGRRLSASVRAAGFVPLRLDLAQDSGFGAAAIPLGIGLPDRRGRR
- a CDS encoding ATP-binding protein; amino-acid sequence: MAVLLDDFGHRLPAAPAPQPATRERGPFTALVPRHGPRGRGRGRAATPAPLSVWRMTSEQTPVVWPLIAAPGLPPTGAQMGLDLLSGGAFYCDPVGWVTDDAIPVTNPNVVVFGKPGRGKSATVKAFALRMLAYGYRTLVLGDTKDEYEPLCRALGVEPFVIGHGLPARVNPLAFGPLGHGWDRLDAAEARRREAIIFARWLVLLRGLVGSQAVPFGPVEETAVAEALRLLTGYRTGATRLTEPTVPQLWHALDEPTDELVAGCRYADRRHFLDATRTLRDALGSLVKGSLAGLFDDHTTVAVDWRAPIQSLSLSRLEPLGDQAVGIALTCLNSWGQAMREIAEPGDLRIVVRDETWRQMRLGAEAMKSLDANLRLSRRDADVQVLLAHKPSDMLTAGDAASQAVAIARDLLHLCDVKVLHGQDQAVADELGTLLGLAPIAQRVVTGWAVAGKGRALWLVGDRVFQVQTVLTAPELRLTYTNDALTAGGPA